Proteins from one Thermodesulfobacteriota bacterium genomic window:
- a CDS encoding methyltransferase domain-containing protein: MELGDKTILHAPPYSQIEQNGLSILIDPEGPNWISTDSRGARIASYIDGKKTFNDIVALYSSEFGLNGAKAWVHVNSFIKDALREKFISFTPYTRPSYTGRSDYLKVDHLSELWIHTNNSCNLQCTHCLVSSGPWEDKGLPTDEIKRIIDQGRELGVFRFYFTGGEPFIRRDIYELIEYVTRDPDSELITLTNGMLFTQEKQIKRLLEVARGRFKPQISLDGSTTEANDPIRGKGTFEKIIKGIKAAAEAGLNPTVTTVVTSANAEDVPNVTRLLATLGVKNHHLLWVHQRGRITNGSRDLLLPTYKLIEVVKKVKKVADEVGISIDNIVSIKQKLKSRKFTKFDLSNACWESLCVYSDGEVYPSAAFANFKGLSCGNIREKDLSEIWQNSPVCNMFRKATVQKKTKCNGCYLKFICGGGDIEHSYFYSAATFGEGDLHGPDPCSDLHEYMITSSLFELAEEGRQTFNRKSGFDAPPVFLSMGEGALSCGINGSNGNGRFHTFSDFTVEISHSNCVLTFNIDKSREVVREFYRKAAEEPQKELCCPTSYPTDDVSHIPQEVIDRFYGCGSPMSIADIKPGETVVDLGSGAGIDCFIAAKKVGPSGKIIGVDMTDQMLRVANECRPIVSTNLGYDVVEFRKGFLEEVPIQDKSVDLITSNCVINLSPDKKKVFSEMWRILSDHGRIVISDIVSEKEVPPHITTNDRLWGECIAGALTEEQFISYLEQAGFYGIQVLKKTYWKDVENYRFFSITVRGYKFQKTAGCVFIGQKAIYNGPFKAIVDEEGHLFPRSEEVEVCTDTAQKLVKPPYAGLFIITDPSREAPANYNCSADGSCCADGGSCC; the protein is encoded by the coding sequence CTCAATGGAGCGAAAGCATGGGTTCATGTGAATTCATTCATCAAAGACGCCCTCAGAGAGAAGTTTATATCCTTCACTCCTTATACAAGACCATCTTACACCGGCAGGAGCGACTATCTAAAAGTAGACCATCTAAGCGAGCTTTGGATACATACAAACAACTCATGCAACCTACAGTGTACCCATTGTCTGGTTAGTTCCGGTCCGTGGGAAGATAAAGGACTGCCTACCGACGAGATAAAACGCATAATCGACCAGGGACGAGAACTGGGAGTATTCCGCTTCTACTTCACTGGAGGAGAACCATTTATTAGGAGAGATATTTATGAGCTAATCGAATACGTTACACGAGACCCCGACTCAGAGCTTATTACCCTGACAAACGGAATGCTGTTCACCCAGGAGAAACAGATAAAGCGACTCCTCGAGGTAGCCAGAGGCCGATTCAAACCCCAGATCAGCCTCGACGGCTCGACCACAGAAGCGAATGATCCGATTCGGGGAAAAGGCACGTTTGAAAAAATAATAAAAGGGATAAAAGCCGCAGCAGAAGCGGGTCTTAATCCAACCGTTACTACAGTAGTTACGTCGGCAAATGCCGAAGACGTACCAAATGTTACAAGACTTCTAGCTACCTTGGGGGTAAAAAATCACCACCTCCTCTGGGTCCACCAAAGAGGAAGGATAACTAACGGAAGCAGAGACCTTTTACTTCCTACGTACAAGTTGATTGAGGTGGTAAAAAAGGTCAAAAAAGTAGCAGACGAGGTTGGAATTTCCATAGACAACATTGTATCAATCAAGCAAAAATTAAAATCAAGAAAGTTTACCAAATTTGACCTGAGTAATGCCTGCTGGGAGAGTTTATGCGTCTACTCAGATGGTGAAGTTTATCCCTCCGCTGCATTTGCAAACTTTAAGGGACTTAGCTGCGGGAACATAAGAGAAAAAGATTTATCCGAAATCTGGCAAAATAGCCCTGTTTGCAATATGTTTAGAAAAGCAACAGTCCAGAAAAAGACAAAGTGTAATGGCTGTTATTTAAAATTCATCTGCGGAGGCGGAGATATCGAACATTCCTACTTTTACTCGGCCGCTACCTTTGGAGAGGGTGATCTGCACGGGCCTGACCCCTGCTCCGACCTTCACGAATACATGATCACCTCGAGCCTCTTTGAGCTGGCCGAGGAAGGGAGACAAACATTCAATCGCAAGTCCGGATTCGACGCTCCTCCGGTATTTCTGAGCATGGGAGAGGGCGCTCTATCCTGCGGTATCAATGGTTCCAACGGAAATGGAAGATTTCATACGTTCTCTGACTTCACCGTAGAGATATCCCACTCCAACTGTGTGCTTACCTTCAACATAGATAAGTCCCGTGAAGTGGTGAGGGAATTCTACAGAAAAGCGGCAGAAGAGCCGCAAAAGGAACTCTGCTGTCCCACAAGTTATCCAACTGATGATGTAAGTCATATCCCACAAGAAGTCATCGATAGATTCTACGGTTGCGGAAGTCCGATGAGCATCGCTGATATAAAACCAGGGGAAACCGTAGTCGACCTCGGCTCCGGTGCTGGAATTGACTGCTTTATAGCCGCAAAGAAGGTAGGCCCGTCTGGGAAAATAATCGGAGTGGATATGACTGACCAGATGCTCAGGGTCGCAAACGAGTGTCGTCCTATTGTTTCAACCAACTTGGGCTATGATGTTGTCGAATTTAGAAAAGGATTTCTGGAGGAAGTACCCATTCAGGATAAATCGGTCGACCTTATCACGTCAAACTGCGTTATAAACCTCTCACCGGACAAAAAGAAGGTCTTCTCCGAGATGTGGCGTATTCTCAGTGACCATGGGAGGATAGTGATTTCAGATATAGTATCGGAAAAGGAAGTTCCGCCCCATATAACCACCAACGACCGGCTCTGGGGAGAATGTATAGCCGGTGCCCTAACCGAAGAGCAATTCATCTCCTACCTCGAACAGGCAGGCTTCTACGGTATACAAGTCCTAAAAAAGACATACTGGAAAGACGTGGAAAACTACAGGTTTTTCTCCATAACGGTGAGAGGATATAAATTCCAGAAGACGGCAGGGTGTGTATTCATAGGACAAAAGGCTATCTATAACGGCCCCTTCAAAGCCATAGTAGACGAGGAAGGGCATTTATTTCCTCGCAGTGAAGAAGTAGAAGTATGCACGGACACGGCACAGAAGCTGGTAAAACCCCCGTATGCGGGATTGTTCATAATTACAGATCCAAGCAGAGAAGCTCCGGCAAACTATAATTGTTCCGCAGACGGCAGTTGTTGTGCAGACGGAGGTTCGTGTTGTTAG
- a CDS encoding TIGR04282 family arsenosugar biosynthesis glycosyltransferase codes for MSRPKLNHTLLIFVKYPEPGRVKTRLAEDLGHEKAAEIYASMAESVIHNLSESEEYKTIIFFDPPDRKREMENWLGKRYRLLAQEGNSLGERMANALEKTFSLGAEKAVIIGTDCLEITEEIISRAFQSLDEMDLVLGPAEDGGYYLLGMKESIPEIFDDITWSTSQVLGQTINKIKTMGLKFSLLKTLRDIDTISDFNNDLLSKFSKSKNS; via the coding sequence ATGAGCAGACCAAAACTAAATCACACGCTCCTCATCTTCGTAAAGTACCCCGAGCCAGGAAGGGTGAAAACCCGTTTAGCCGAGGATTTGGGTCATGAAAAAGCCGCAGAGATTTATGCGAGTATGGCGGAGAGCGTTATACATAACCTATCCGAATCTGAAGAATACAAGACAATAATCTTCTTTGACCCCCCAGACAGGAAAAGAGAAATGGAGAATTGGCTGGGCAAAAGGTACCGGCTTTTGGCACAGGAAGGAAACTCCCTCGGTGAAAGGATGGCAAACGCTCTCGAGAAAACATTCTCGCTAGGAGCGGAAAAAGCCGTCATCATCGGCACTGACTGTTTAGAAATTACAGAGGAAATAATATCCCGGGCTTTTCAGTCGCTAGATGAGATGGACTTGGTGCTTGGCCCCGCGGAGGATGGTGGATATTACCTATTGGGAATGAAAGAATCAATACCAGAGATTTTTGACGATATTACGTGGAGTACCAGCCAGGTTCTGGGTCAAACAATAAACAAGATAAAGACAATGGGTCTTAAGTTCAGTCTATTAAAGACCTTAAGAGATATTGATACAATCAGTGATTTCAATAACGACCTTCTCTCTAAATTCAGTAAGAGTAAAAACAGCTAA
- a CDS encoding inorganic phosphate transporter, whose amino-acid sequence MLTALVISYIALLSYANGANDVSKGIATLVGSRVANYKRAITWGTIWTIVGGIAAAIFALELVKTFSATEILRSPSRLNQVLPLSVILGAFVWVIFASKTGLPVSTTHAITGAICGAGVAAVGFNEVEWSILGKKIFLPLGLSPILALSISWLFSPIIQRVSTRTERYCLCLEVREVISSKPVLVRAGIQGTFSQIVPFPQANLMAADKNTCSESLTSPIRFEVLDLFHWLSAGMASFARGLNDAPKIVALALGVSALGTQISSTTSFLIVALAMGLGSVLSGLKVTETLAEKVTPMNPQEGFSANLTTSVLVVIAARLGLPVSTTHVSSGAIIGIGLKRGSKTVRWKMVSEMIMAWLITLPVSALVGFIGYWFLSKVT is encoded by the coding sequence ATGCTTACTGCCTTAGTTATTTCTTATATCGCTTTGCTCTCATATGCCAATGGCGCCAACGATGTTTCAAAAGGCATCGCCACACTTGTTGGTAGCAGGGTTGCCAATTATAAAAGGGCCATTACCTGGGGAACAATCTGGACCATCGTCGGGGGGATAGCGGCGGCAATCTTTGCACTCGAACTTGTAAAGACATTTTCAGCTACAGAAATACTAAGGTCACCTTCCAGGCTGAACCAAGTCCTCCCACTATCGGTTATCTTAGGAGCATTTGTATGGGTCATCTTTGCATCCAAAACAGGACTACCAGTTTCCACTACCCACGCAATTACCGGGGCAATCTGTGGAGCGGGGGTGGCCGCGGTAGGGTTTAATGAAGTAGAATGGTCGATCTTAGGAAAGAAGATTTTTCTTCCACTAGGTTTAAGTCCTATCCTTGCCTTGAGCATCTCCTGGCTATTTTCGCCTATAATCCAAAGGGTATCTACGCGGACCGAGCGTTACTGCCTGTGCCTCGAGGTAAGAGAAGTAATATCATCTAAGCCGGTTCTGGTGAGAGCTGGTATTCAAGGGACTTTTTCGCAAATTGTCCCCTTCCCTCAAGCAAATCTGATGGCGGCCGATAAAAACACATGTTCAGAATCACTTACATCACCCATAAGGTTCGAGGTTTTGGATTTATTCCACTGGTTATCGGCAGGTATGGCCAGCTTTGCCCGGGGATTAAACGACGCTCCAAAAATTGTTGCCCTTGCCCTTGGTGTAAGTGCCCTGGGAACCCAGATATCATCGACAACCTCTTTTCTTATCGTTGCCCTGGCCATGGGTCTTGGAAGCGTCCTATCGGGATTGAAGGTCACTGAAACACTGGCAGAGAAGGTTACTCCCATGAATCCCCAAGAGGGTTTTTCGGCAAACCTTACCACTTCGGTACTGGTCGTAATTGCGGCAAGACTCGGGCTACCGGTCTCCACAACCCACGTCTCCAGCGGTGCAATAATCGGCATCGGACTCAAACGAGGAAGCAAAACAGTTAGATGGAAAATGGTCTCAGAAATGATCATGGCATGGCTAATCACCCTTCCGGTGTCCGCTTTGGTTGGATTTATTGGTTATTGGTTTTTGAGCAAGGTCACGTAA
- a CDS encoding thioredoxin domain-containing protein, producing the protein MKPKKRRITSRLLPLFSPVIVVLVTMFFPLKYQSVPLASESKPTKKPNRLINEKSPYLLQHAYNPVDWYPWGEEAFKKAKKEDKPIFLSIGYSTCHWCHVMEDESFGDPEVAKLMNDAFVSIKVDREERPDIDNVYMNVCQMLSKGGCGWPLTIVMTPDKKPFFAATYIPKESRFGRVGMLELIPRVKGIWTAQREDVLQSANQITDALQRTSSVSRDLQGEELDESTLKLAYDQLAQSFDSRHGGFGNAPKFPKAHNVLFLLRYWKRSGDDKALEMAEKTLEEMRLGGIYDQIGFGFHRYSTDQEWFVPHFEKMLYDQAMLAMAYTEAYQATGKDEYKKTAQEIFTYVLRDMTAPGGGFYSAEDADSEGEEGKFYLWTEQEIRKVLGKEDADLIVEVFNMEKGGNFDEAKRKKTGENILDLRKPLPQLASRLKMPEKELEDRIQSAKKKLFSAREKRIHPHKDDKILTDWNGLMIAALAKGANAFDEPKYAEAARRSADFILKNMLKPDGTLLHRYREGEAGLQSNIDDYAFLTWGLIELYEATFDIKYLKTALSLNDDLIKRFWDEQNGGFYFTPDDGEKLLVRQKEIYDGSIPSGNSVAMLNLLRLGRITANSGLDEKAAQLERAFSQELRRTPVAYTQFMSAVDFGLGPSYEVVIVGNSQSDDTEAMLKTVRKQFIPNKVLILRPVEQESPEITQIAEFTKGQASLNGKATAYVCKNYICDLPTNDINKMLELLNVKKVEKAKAS; encoded by the coding sequence ATGAAACCAAAGAAAAGAAGAATCACGAGCCGGTTATTACCATTATTTTCGCCCGTAATTGTTGTTTTAGTGACAATGTTTTTCCCTCTAAAATATCAATCGGTTCCTCTTGCCTCCGAGTCAAAACCGACAAAGAAGCCCAATCGTCTGATAAACGAGAAAAGCCCCTATCTGCTCCAGCACGCCTATAACCCAGTGGATTGGTATCCGTGGGGAGAGGAGGCTTTTAAGAAAGCCAAGAAAGAAGACAAACCAATCTTTCTCTCTATCGGATATTCAACCTGCCACTGGTGTCACGTGATGGAGGATGAGTCGTTTGGCGATCCAGAGGTGGCTAAACTGATGAATGATGCTTTTGTCTCTATCAAAGTGGATAGGGAAGAACGCCCGGATATTGACAATGTGTATATGAATGTGTGTCAGATGCTCTCCAAAGGTGGATGCGGCTGGCCTCTTACCATCGTTATGACCCCAGACAAAAAACCCTTCTTTGCCGCTACTTATATTCCAAAAGAATCTCGATTCGGAAGAGTAGGTATGTTAGAGCTTATACCCCGCGTCAAGGGGATCTGGACGGCTCAGCGCGAGGATGTACTACAGTCGGCTAATCAAATTACCGATGCCCTCCAGAGAACGTCTAGCGTATCTAGAGATTTGCAAGGCGAAGAATTGGACGAATCCACGCTTAAACTGGCGTACGATCAGCTAGCTCAGAGCTTCGATAGCCGGCACGGCGGCTTTGGCAACGCCCCAAAATTTCCTAAAGCCCACAACGTCCTTTTTTTACTCCGTTACTGGAAGCGTAGCGGAGACGATAAGGCGCTGGAGATGGCAGAAAAAACACTCGAAGAGATGCGCCTTGGAGGGATTTATGACCAAATCGGGTTTGGGTTTCATCGCTACTCCACCGACCAGGAATGGTTCGTGCCACATTTCGAGAAAATGCTCTACGACCAGGCAATGCTAGCTATGGCCTATACGGAGGCTTACCAAGCAACGGGCAAGGATGAGTACAAAAAAACAGCTCAAGAGATTTTCACCTATGTACTTCGTGATATGACCGCGCCCGGAGGCGGTTTTTATTCCGCAGAGGATGCGGACAGCGAGGGGGAGGAGGGAAAGTTCTATCTCTGGACAGAGCAGGAAATAAGGAAGGTTTTAGGTAAAGAAGATGCCGATTTAATAGTAGAAGTTTTTAACATGGAGAAGGGAGGCAATTTCGACGAGGCCAAGAGAAAGAAAACGGGTGAGAATATCTTAGATCTAAGAAAACCGCTCCCTCAGCTTGCTTCTCGGCTAAAGATGCCGGAGAAAGAGCTTGAGGATCGTATCCAGTCGGCGAAGAAAAAGCTCTTTTCAGCACGCGAGAAGAGGATTCATCCCCATAAGGACGATAAGATTCTAACCGACTGGAACGGTCTTATGATTGCAGCACTAGCAAAAGGAGCAAACGCTTTTGACGAGCCTAAATACGCAGAAGCCGCCAGGCGCTCTGCGGATTTTATTCTTAAAAATATGCTAAAGCCTGATGGAACGCTCTTGCATCGGTATCGTGAAGGTGAGGCAGGGTTACAGTCAAATATAGATGACTACGCTTTTTTAACCTGGGGATTGATCGAGCTTTATGAAGCTACATTTGATATAAAATATCTTAAAACTGCACTCAGTTTGAATGACGATTTAATAAAGCGCTTCTGGGATGAGCAAAATGGTGGTTTCTATTTCACCCCAGACGATGGAGAAAAGCTTCTAGTCCGTCAAAAGGAGATTTATGATGGCTCTATTCCTTCCGGAAACTCGGTAGCTATGCTCAACTTGCTGAGGCTTGGACGGATTACGGCAAATTCTGGTCTTGATGAAAAAGCGGCGCAACTGGAACGGGCTTTCTCCCAGGAATTAAGACGGACGCCGGTAGCCTATACACAATTCATGTCCGCTGTGGACTTCGGATTAGGCCCCTCTTACGAAGTGGTTATCGTCGGAAATTCGCAGTCGGATGACACAGAAGCCATGCTAAAAACTGTGAGGAAGCAGTTTATTCCCAACAAGGTATTGATCCTTCGTCCCGTCGAGCAAGAATCGCCTGAAATCACCCAAATCGCCGAGTTTACCAAGGGTCAGGCGAGTCTGAACGGCAAGGCTACCGCCTACGTTTGTAAGAACTATATTTGTGACCTTCCGACCAATGATATTAATAAGATGCTTGAGTTATTAAATGTAAAAAAAGTGGAGAAAGCAAAGGCATCTTGA
- a CDS encoding zf-HC2 domain-containing protein: MNCREAVKHLYLEADNDSSSEERRAAKEHLFTCPECRRFFESEKEIKNLVFEKAPGRKAPLYLKECILRQIGELERPSYFVRISSLLFAPGRNKTFVSIAPLFLLLVGLVYLVIYINEDKKSHLNVDEIISQHVKYLDSRNLVDITSSNPKELESWFKDKVDFLVRAPDFDSASLLGGRLCHIFQKPVAVLVYRNQDQVLSLFVIDQPNLDISSMDMVDIDGKKLCRGYGKGVNLVLWKDRGPVYALVSGMREMELLRLASIYTRNAE, translated from the coding sequence ATGAATTGTAGAGAAGCGGTTAAACATCTTTACCTAGAAGCCGATAATGACTCATCATCTGAAGAAAGAAGAGCGGCAAAGGAACATTTATTCACTTGCCCTGAATGCAGAAGGTTCTTTGAGTCGGAGAAAGAAATAAAGAACCTGGTCTTTGAGAAAGCTCCCGGAAGAAAAGCGCCTCTATATTTAAAGGAATGCATTCTTCGACAAATAGGGGAGCTGGAGCGTCCTTCTTACTTTGTCAGAATTAGTAGTCTCCTTTTTGCTCCTGGTAGAAATAAGACTTTTGTTTCCATCGCCCCATTATTTTTGCTTTTGGTAGGGCTGGTCTACCTGGTTATATACATAAACGAGGATAAGAAATCTCATCTCAATGTAGATGAGATTATCTCTCAGCATGTCAAGTACCTGGACAGCCGAAATTTAGTAGATATTACTTCATCTAACCCAAAGGAACTAGAATCGTGGTTTAAGGATAAAGTGGATTTTTTGGTAAGGGCTCCTGATTTCGATAGCGCCAGCCTATTAGGAGGCAGGCTTTGCCATATTTTCCAGAAGCCGGTAGCCGTCCTAGTATATAGAAACCAGGATCAGGTCCTTTCCTTATTTGTTATCGACCAGCCGAATTTAGATATTTCTTCGATGGATATGGTGGATATAGATGGAAAGAAGCTCTGTCGGGGATACGGAAAGGGGGTTAACCTTGTGCTCTGGAAGGATAGGGGGCCTGTATATGCCCTGGTTTCGGGGATGAGGGAGATGGAACTCTTGAGGCTAGCGTCGATATATACGAGAAATGCGGAGTAA
- a CDS encoding sigma-70 family RNA polymerase sigma factor, which yields MLTFEEALTKYLDSLYSTALELASNKQEAEDLLQEACLRAYENFHQLKSGQKAKGWFYRILINTFINKYRKHSKDPSPVDMDVEELFDESLEQYSKEFGYFEDGVFNQVMGEGVEEALMELHVDLRTVVWLSDVEEFSQKEISEMLGCPMGTVASRLHRGRRFLRQRLISYIR from the coding sequence TTGCTGACATTTGAAGAGGCGCTGACGAAATACTTAGATTCTCTTTACTCGACCGCACTGGAGCTGGCCTCTAATAAACAAGAAGCAGAAGACCTGCTCCAGGAAGCGTGCCTTAGAGCATACGAGAATTTTCATCAGCTAAAATCTGGACAAAAAGCGAAAGGATGGTTTTACCGGATTCTAATAAACACCTTCATCAATAAGTACAGGAAACATTCTAAAGACCCCTCCCCCGTGGATATGGATGTAGAGGAGCTATTTGATGAATCACTCGAACAATATTCAAAAGAGTTTGGTTATTTTGAAGACGGTGTTTTCAATCAGGTTATGGGTGAAGGGGTTGAAGAGGCCTTGATGGAGCTTCATGTTGATCTTAGAACCGTCGTCTGGCTCTCGGATGTTGAAGAGTTTAGTCAAAAAGAGATTTCCGAGATGCTCGGATGTCCGATGGGCACTGTAGCTTCCCGCCTTCACCGAGGAAGACGATTTTTAAGGCAACGGCTCATAAGCTATATAAGGTAG
- a CDS encoding copper resistance CopC family protein — translation MRARIIQKIKTITLLCLLTQFVLWPEGTIAHVFPERAEPPAGAVVDVAPYCIQIWFDRALNPIFSSIKVQNEEGRRVDNGDSKVDNSNPNLIVVSIPPLPSGTYHVFWSVVSRDGHRTEGDYIFTIR, via the coding sequence ATGAGAGCTCGTATCATACAAAAAATTAAAACGATAACACTATTATGTTTACTAACTCAGTTCGTATTGTGGCCTGAAGGAACAATTGCCCATGTATTTCCGGAGCGGGCCGAGCCTCCGGCAGGGGCAGTGGTTGATGTTGCTCCTTATTGCATCCAAATTTGGTTTGATAGAGCACTAAATCCTATCTTTAGCAGTATAAAAGTGCAGAATGAAGAAGGGCGACGAGTGGATAACGGGGATTCTAAAGTGGATAATTCTAATCCTAATCTTATCGTGGTGAGCATTCCGCCACTTCCCTCAGGAACTTATCATGTTTTCTGGAGCGTAGTATCCCGTGACGGGCACCGGACGGAAGGAGACTATATTTTTACTATTAGATAG
- a CDS encoding TlpA disulfide reductase family protein yields the protein MDKTTGLIICVLALFFLTSCERRNSKEVSALESDSFYAKDFSLPSLNGGSEIELKYFKGNPVVINFWASWCAPCREEMPFFEKVWKDYKDKGLVFIGIDVLDEENNARNFLNSLGISYLNLKDSSGEVSNAYGVVALPVTLFIDKEGRIVRKNYGPFLGEKGEQNFIKYVEEIL from the coding sequence ATGGATAAAACTACAGGTTTAATCATTTGTGTACTTGCGTTATTTTTCCTTACCTCGTGTGAAAGAAGAAATAGCAAAGAGGTGTCTGCTCTGGAATCCGACAGTTTCTACGCGAAGGATTTTTCCCTGCCCTCTCTCAACGGAGGAAGTGAGATAGAGTTAAAGTACTTTAAGGGAAACCCCGTCGTGATCAATTTTTGGGCCTCCTGGTGCGCTCCTTGCCGGGAAGAAATGCCTTTTTTTGAGAAGGTGTGGAAAGATTACAAGGATAAAGGCCTGGTTTTCATAGGAATAGACGTGCTCGATGAAGAAAATAACGCTAGAAACTTCCTCAACAGCCTGGGAATCTCCTATTTAAACCTAAAGGATTCCTCCGGTGAAGTCTCAAACGCCTATGGTGTAGTGGCTCTCCCCGTAACACTATTCATAGACAAAGAAGGCAGAATAGTCCGAAAGAACTACGGGCCTTTCCTTGGTGAAAAAGGAGAGCAGAACTTCATAAAATACGTCGAGGAAATATTATAA
- a CDS encoding cytochrome c biogenesis protein CcdA, translated as MNPVGPEVSWIFAFLAGVVSFLSPCVLPLIPGYVSMVSKLSFDELREETPEGRVKKILVPSILFVLGFSFVFVTLGASASFLGAFIQQNKLLLLKISGAIVIVFGLFSMDLIKIPQLHRERRISLPQANLGLIGTFLLGIAFGFGWTPCVGPILASILLYASTADAAGKGAALLFVYSVGLGLPFLITGLALSHALKAFSWIKRHYGLYKITVGGTLVFVGILMLTNNLYYLNIYGQKVLDQVGVDFWKGF; from the coding sequence ATGAACCCGGTTGGGCCAGAGGTAAGCTGGATATTCGCATTTCTTGCTGGCGTAGTCTCGTTTTTGTCCCCTTGCGTTCTTCCGCTCATACCGGGCTACGTCTCGATGGTCTCAAAGCTGTCGTTCGACGAGCTTAGAGAGGAAACACCGGAGGGAAGAGTAAAAAAAATACTCGTTCCCAGCATACTATTCGTACTGGGTTTTTCATTCGTTTTCGTAACCTTAGGGGCCTCCGCCTCTTTCTTGGGGGCATTCATACAGCAGAATAAGCTGCTACTCCTGAAAATCTCCGGTGCAATCGTTATTGTTTTCGGCCTCTTCTCCATGGACTTAATCAAAATACCCCAGTTGCATAGAGAAAGAAGAATCAGCTTGCCCCAAGCCAATTTAGGCCTTATCGGGACCTTTTTACTGGGAATCGCCTTCGGTTTCGGATGGACTCCCTGCGTAGGACCAATACTTGCCTCGATCCTCCTCTATGCCAGCACGGCGGATGCAGCGGGGAAGGGAGCGGCCCTGCTCTTTGTCTATTCCGTCGGTCTAGGACTTCCCTTCCTGATAACCGGCCTAGCCCTTTCTCATGCCCTCAAGGCCTTTAGCTGGATAAAAAGACACTACGGCTTATACAAAATAACCGTTGGTGGAACGCTAGTCTTTGTAGGTATCTTGATGCTGACAAATAACCTTTATTACCTTAATATCTACGGTCAAAAGGTACTCGACCAGGTGGGCGTGGATTTCTGGAAGGGCTTCTAA
- a CDS encoding zinc ribbon domain-containing protein — protein MPIYEFFCEKCENKFETLVLDNDEEICCVECGSTRIEKQFSSFGLKSNDSALTASTSPSPDRPGCGCTPVSCGCGAKH, from the coding sequence ATGCCTATTTACGAATTTTTTTGCGAAAAATGTGAGAATAAGTTTGAGACGCTTGTTTTAGACAACGATGAAGAAATATGCTGTGTCGAGTGTGGGAGCACAAGAATCGAGAAGCAGTTCTCGTCTTTCGGCCTTAAATCCAATGACTCTGCCCTCACTGCATCCACCTCTCCGAGCCCTGATCGCCCCGGGTGTGGATGCACACCGGTTAGTTGTGGATGCGGCGCCAAACACTAA
- a CDS encoding cation diffusion facilitator family transporter has product MLLSTTSGKNRKIQTSLLSIIVSTLLIIIKLLFGYLTNSVSIFASAVDSLLDLSASSVNYFSIRKAEKPADKEHRFGHGKAEGLASLFQSSVIGASSLYLIYVSVKRLITGSSIESLNYGIIIMIFSAVVSFFLARHLKRVAEETDSIVLSADSLHYRSDVYTSASVIVGLVAIRITDLVFIDSLVSISIALYIIWSSLAVFREAVDILMDKELPGETVEEVKEIIMSHRPMVKSFHKMRTRRSGSKRFIEFHLVIDHTLSFVDSHNLAEDIIKDIENKVPNADVTVHVDPHTYPDHS; this is encoded by the coding sequence TTGCTGCTATCAACCACCTCCGGTAAAAATAGGAAAATCCAAACCTCCCTACTCTCCATTATTGTATCCACCTTATTAATAATCATTAAATTGCTCTTCGGGTATTTAACCAATTCCGTCAGCATATTCGCATCCGCAGTTGATTCCCTCTTAGACCTATCCGCTTCCTCGGTCAACTACTTCTCCATAAGAAAAGCAGAAAAACCGGCAGACAAAGAGCATAGATTTGGGCACGGAAAGGCAGAGGGGCTGGCCAGCTTATTTCAAAGCTCGGTGATAGGGGCTTCCTCTCTATATCTAATATATGTCTCGGTCAAGAGGCTAATTACCGGCTCCAGCATTGAATCGCTAAATTACGGAATTATCATCATGATTTTCTCTGCAGTGGTCAGCTTTTTTCTCGCCCGGCATTTAAAGAGGGTGGCTGAGGAAACCGATAGCATAGTGCTAAGCGCCGATAGCCTTCACTATCGGTCGGATGTATACACAAGTGCGAGTGTTATTGTAGGGTTGGTTGCCATTAGAATCACCGACTTGGTATTCATAGATTCTCTAGTATCAATCTCCATCGCTCTGTATATAATATGGTCATCATTGGCTGTGTTCAGAGAGGCCGTCGACATCCTTATGGACAAAGAACTCCCCGGGGAAACGGTAGAAGAGGTCAAAGAGATAATAATGAGCCATAGACCGATGGTGAAAAGCTTCCACAAGATGCGAACCAGGAGGTCTGGCTCCAAAAGGTTTATAGAGTTTCACCTGGTTATAGACCACACCCTGAGCTTTGTTGACTCGCACAACCTGGCAGAGGATATTATCAAGGATATTGAGAATAAAGTTCCTAACGCAGACGTCACGGTGCACGTCGACCCGCATACCTATCCCGACCACTCCTGA